From Chaetodon trifascialis isolate fChaTrf1 chromosome 1, fChaTrf1.hap1, whole genome shotgun sequence, one genomic window encodes:
- the crispld2 gene encoding cysteine-rich secretory protein LCCL domain-containing 2, with protein MTCAAMTWLPVLSLLLVCVRDSASLFLPDSKELRQLLSRYEQEADHNSTSNTAGNRTRRAIRWSDREEILQLHNKLRGGVYPTASNMEYMVWDDELERSATQWAEVCQWDHGPEDLLMSIGQNLAVHWGRYRSPAFHVQAWYDEVKDYTYPYPHECNPWCPERCSGPMCTHYTQLVWATTSRVGCAVHVCPRMNVWGEIWENSVYLVCNYSPKGNWIGEAPYQHGRPCSQCPPSYGGGCRNNLCYKDSQRSETEDMNEVEKPQVPLPPRTTVKPAPKPKPSAPKKPASKPSTPKPSTPRTPSSKTPSNTYLAQSIKCETRLRDKCRGATCNRFHCPANCLSKKGKVWGTLFYDVQSSICRAAIHFGVIDNNGGLVDVTRTDKFPFFVKAAKNGIESLSKFKPGNAFVVARVEEVTADCYTTVAEICPFKKPNSHCPRILCPTNCKTQPSYWSPVIGNSVYTDSSSICKAAIHAGVISADGGLVDVLPLDKRKNYVGVLKNGIQSESKSNAEGGSFRVFAVRE; from the exons ATGACCTGCGCTGCCATGACCTGGCTCcctgtcctctccctcctgctggTGTGCGTCAGGGACTCAGCTTCCCTCTTCCTGCCTGACTCCAAGGAGCTCAGGCAGCTGCTGAGCCGCTACGAGCAGGAAGCGGATCACAACAGCACCAGCAACACCGCTGGCAATAGGACCCGACGAGCCATCCGCTGGTCGGACCGTGAGGAGATCCTCCAGCTGCACAACAAGCTGAGGGGCGGCGTCTACCCCACCGCCTCCAACATGGAGTACATG gtttggGATGATGAGTTGGAGCGGTCTGCCACTCAGTGGGCAGAGGTGTGTCAGTGGGACCATGGACCCGAGGACCTGCTGATGTCTATTGGACAAAACCTGGCTGTTCACTGGGGAAG ATACCGCTCTCCTGCCTTCCATGTCCAGGCCTGGTACGACGAGGTGAAAGACTACACTTATCCCTACCCCCATGAGTGCAATCCCTGGTGTCCAGAACGCTGCTCCGGGCCCATGTGCACCCATTACACCCAG CTGGTCTGGGCAACCACGAGCCGCGTGGGCTGTGCTGTGCACGTGTGTCCGAGGATGAACGTGTGGGGAGAAATATGGGAGAACTCCGTTTACCTTGTGTGCAACTATTCCCCAAA GGGCAACTGGATCGGTGAGGCTCCATACCAGCATGGCCGCCCTTGTTCCCAGTGCCCTCCCAGCTACGGAGGAGGATGTAGAAACAATCTGTGCTACAAAG actctcagcgctcagagacagaggacatgaatgAGGTGGAGAAGCCTCAGGTTCCACTGCCGCCTCGTACCACCGTTAAACCTGCCCCCAAACCTAAACCGTCTGCCCCCAAGAAACCAGCATCCAAGCCATCCACTCCAAAGCCCTCCACACCCAGGACGCCATCTTCAAAGACTCCCAGCAACACCTATCTCG CTCAGAGCATCAAGTGTGAGACTAGACTGCGAGACAAGTGTAGAGGTGCAACCTGCAACAG GTTTCACTGTCCTGCTAACTGTCTGAGTAAGAAAGGGAAAGTTTGGGGAACTCTCTTCTACGATGTG CAATCAAGTATTTGCCGAGCTGCTATCCATTTTGGTGTCATTGACAACAACGGAGGCCTGGTCGACGTCACAAGGACGGACAAGTTTCCATTCTTTGTCAAAGCCGCAAAGAATGGCATCGAGTCCCTCAG TAAATTTAAACCCGGCAACGCCTTTGTGGTGGCCAGAGTGGAAG agGTGACGGCTGACTGCTACACCACAGTTGCTGAAATCTGCCCTTTCAAAAAGCCCAACTCACACTGTCCCAG aatcCTCTGCCCAACCAACTGTAAGACTCAGCCCTCTTATTGGTCACCTGTGATTGGAAACAGCGTCTACACAGAT AGCTCCAGTATTTGTAAAGCAGCCATCCATGCAGGGGTTATCAGTGCAGATGGCGGTTTGGTGGACGTTCTGCCACTGGACAAGAGAAAGAACTATGTCGGAGTCCTGAAAAATGGCATCCAGTCTGAGAG CAAGAGCAACGCAGAGGGAGGCTCCTTCCGAGTCTTCGCCGTGAGGGAGTGA